The Pan paniscus chromosome 23, NHGRI_mPanPan1-v2.0_pri, whole genome shotgun sequence genome includes the window AGCTTCACCTGCATCACCTCCGTCAGCACCAAGTCTTCCAGGGAGATCTGCTCCATTGCCAGGAAGGGCCTGGCCACCAGCACACCCCCCCATCCAGGTGCTTCAGGGCTGGCATCAGCCTCCCCAACAGCCGCTCCAGCTGTGCAGCATCTGCAGGCTGTCCGGAGAAGTGGGGCAGGAGAGACtgggctgggaggagaggagcAACTTAACCCAGACTCTTGGAAGCCTCTTGGGCCTCCTCTCCATCCCTTCCCGGCTGCCATTCATTAGTGATGTCCTCTGGGGCTCTGTGTTCAGAAGGTTTCTAAGGATTCATTCAGGCTTAGGGGAAGGAGTACTGTGATAGATTAGTTATGTCTGCTGAGGACAGTGGAAGTGAAGCTAATATGTAATATGTACCAACTGGTGCCTTCCATCTCTGGGGGTCcaggcccctgccccagcctgcatGACAGGGCCTAGGAAGCTCACCTTGCACAGGTAGACATTGATGGCAGGCAGCTGGATGGTGACATGCTTCCACACCAAGTACTCATCCACGCAGGTGTGGGCTTGCAGCTCAGATGGGTACCAGTGTCCCCGTATCTGGTACTTTCGACTCAGGTATAAAACGATGACCACGCTGTGGGCAGGGGATGTCAGAGATCTTTTCTCCAGCCTGTCAGGGCCAGGTGGCTTCATTGCTCATACTCAGGGTGATTTGACCAGGTTTTCTCCCCACCTTCACCTTCAGGGGAGGACCTTCCCTATACTGCAACTCCCTCCAGGCAGTATCTCCCCACGACCAAACCACTCTGTTTCTCCATTTCCAACTCTGATCCTCCCTGGGCCCATGTTTCCACCTCCCCTCCCAGTTACCATACCATCCTGCCCTCTGTGCCCAGGCCCCACTCCCTGGCATCAGGGTCCCCACTCAGAGTGAGAGAGGCAGGCCTGCCATGTGGGCCCTGCCCAAAAGGTCTCCAAGTTCCCTTCCTAGTGCCCCAGAACACTAGGTGCCCATTTTCCATCCTCGGGTAAGCCCTGGGAGGTGGATACATTAttccccccattttacagaggagaaacctGGCACATGAAGTTCTGTGATTTGCCCAAGGGCACAGAGTGAGGGAGTGGGGAGCTGGGATGAAAGTGGAGCCTGCCCTGGGTCTGCCCAGCTCCTAGGACTCTGAAAGGATGAGCTGGGGACATTTGGGGAGGAGCCAGCCTCAAGCCTGGGCCTTGCCCGCTGGCTTCAGGTTGTCCAGGTTTATCTGGGTGACCTACGTCCTTTCCCCACCTGGGCAGCTCCAGCTGGCTTAGACTGTAGCCAGGTTCCAGCCACCAGCTTTAGCCCAAAGGTGCCCCTGGGTCCAGCCTCTGCATCAGAGCTACACAGGCTGAAATGAGGAAGGGGCCACAGTGATTTGGAAAGATCTCCAAGCCAAGGAAAGATCTCTCCTCTCGCCTCTGCCTCCCCCTACAACTCTGAGCCCCAGAACCCAGGCAGATCCTGGCTCTGACCCTGGGTGGGCACCAGGTCACCATTACCTCTCTGCTAGTAGGAAGTCGCCATCTCTGAGGGCAGGCACCTTCCCCAGGGGGTTCACCTTCAGGAACTCAGGCTTCAGGTGCTCCCCTGGTGGGCAGAAAGGAGAGAAGGCTCAGTGCAGGGCCTGGTCCTTGGCACCCACTCCATGGGGCCCAGCCCAGCCACCTGGCTCACCCCAAGCCAACTCCACTGTCTGCAGCTGAAAAGGGATGTCATTCTGCCTGGCAAAAGTGGATAGCGTGGCAGGGGGCTGAGTGCATGTCCAGGAACAGCTTGGGCCCCATTGCTGCTCCTCCCACCTGCCCTCCCCAGAGGTCTGTACCTCCAGAAGTTGCTCAGCCCTTCTTGGCCAGTGCCTTCCCCCAAAATGGGGCCAGAACTCTGTACTCCTCCTGAAGCCTATTCCCTCCATGACTGGCTGGGAGGCCTGCCAAGCCcctctccccttttctccacCTCTGTAGAGTGGAGGAAGGGGTGGCCAGTGTCCCTTTGGGGGTTTCAGATAGAAACTCAATGACAATTGgcttagcaaaacaaaacaaaacaaaaaccacaacaacaacaaaaaaaacaaagggagtggggtgggtggggagatttctcagaaaacttctccaGTCATAGGAGGGGAGGGGTGTAGAAGTCACTAAGAGAACTGGAATCAGAACCTGTTTCTGTCTCCCCActtttcctcccctctcctcctctcccctcccctcctgtcccctcccccctctcccctcccctcccttccctttccttccttcccttccctttccttccttcccttcctcctttcctcccttctttctttgagacaggatctctgtctccctacacttttttcttttaattctctgtctctttcttgacatggaatcttgctctgtcacccagcctggagttcagtggcacgatcatggcttactgcaatctccaagTCCTGTGCTCCAGCAGTCATTCCACTACAGCCTCtggagtacctaggactacaggtgcacatgacCATACCCCactagttaaaaaaacaaaaacaaaaacaaaaaaacccttggGCCTGGCAGggcggctcatgcctacaatcccagccctttgggaggccaagatgggctgatcacatgagcccaggacgTCAAGACGAGCCTCGGCAACGTgccgaaacccagtctctacaaaaaatacaaaaattagctgggcatggtggcgcatgcctgtagtcccaggtactcaagagactgaggtggcaggatcacttgagcccaggaggcagaggttgcagtgagccaagatcacgccactgcgctccagcctaggcaacagagccagactgtctcaaaaaaaaagaga containing:
- the LOC117977478 gene encoding glutathione S-transferase theta-1-like, coding for MKPPGPDRLEKRSLTSPAHSVVIVLYLSRKYQIRGHWYPSELQAHTCVDEYLVWKHVTIQLPAINVYLCKPSLSCPTSPDSLQMLHSWSGCWGG